In Vigna angularis cultivar LongXiaoDou No.4 chromosome 8, ASM1680809v1, whole genome shotgun sequence, one DNA window encodes the following:
- the LOC108346003 gene encoding membrane steroid-binding protein 2-like produces the protein MALQLWETLKEAIIVYTGLSPATFFTLLALILAIYYVITGLFPSSDHRHEAPRDFEPQMEPLRPPVQIGEVTEEELKVYDGSDPEKPLLMAIKGQIYDVSQSRMFYGPNGPYALFAGKDASRALAKMSFEEKDLTGDISGLGPFELEALQDWEYKFMGKYVKVGTVKPKVPVTEPSESTPRGAESSKPTEDGPSESADIKNDEPLPKVDADKE, from the exons ATGGCTCTGCAACTATGGGAGACACTGAAGGAAGCCATAATTGTCTACACCGGCCTTTCTCCGGCCACCTTCTTCACCCTCCTCGCCCTCATTCTCGCCATCTACTATGTAATTACGGGCCTCTTCCCCTCCTCCGATCACCGCCACGAAGCCCCCCGCGACTTCGAGCCCCAGATGGAGCCTCTGCGACCTCCCGTTCAGATCGGCGAGGTCACCGAGGAGGAACTCAAGGTCTACGACGGCTCTGACCCGGAGAAGCCCCTCCTCATGGCTATCAAGGGTCAGATCTATGATGTTTCGCAAAGCAG GATGTTTTATGGACCCAATGGACCGTATGCTCTATTTGCTGGGAAGGATGCTAGCAGAGCTTTGGCAAAAATGTCTTTTGAGGAGAAAGATCTAACAGGAGATATCTCTGGGCTTGGCCCTTTTGAGCTTGAGGCCTTGCAAGACTGGGAATACAAGTTTATGGGCAAGTATGTAAAAGTTGGAACTGTTAAACCGAAAGTTCCAGTCACTGAACCGTCAGAATCAACACCCCGTGGTGCTGAATCTTCCAAGCCTACTGAAGATGGTCCATCAGAATCAGCTGATATTAAAAATGACGAACCCCTCCCAAAGGTTGATGCTGATAAAGAGTAA